One genomic region from Oncorhynchus keta strain PuntledgeMale-10-30-2019 chromosome 33, Oket_V2, whole genome shotgun sequence encodes:
- the LOC118366183 gene encoding SLIT-ROBO Rho GTPase-activating protein 1-like isoform X3 — MSNLVRSKKDKEIIAEYESQVKDVRAQLVEQQRCLEQQTEMRVQLLQDLQDFFRKKAEIETEYSRNLEKLAERFMAKTRSTKDHQQYKKDQNLLSPVNCWYLLLNQVRRESKDHATLSDLYLNNVITRLTHISDDSARLLKRSKEITFQLQEDLMKLLNELYTVMKTYHMYHGETLNAETKLRDAERQVGVGKVGPGGGVEPLFGMRIEERHQRRNAARKMEKMREKRKAKYSENKLKSLKARNEYLLTMEATNSSVFKYYIHDLPDIIDCCDLGYHSSLSRALKTYLSAELSLEASRRTGLEVLEGAVEGLDPARDRQRLLGLYPTAFCPPPRFSFQPHMGDPVTQIAAQPQVQAELTSRLQQLQSRLSTLKIENEEVKKTWGATLTTLQDMTVLDDYDVSQSFTHSPSSESVKSSVSDGYLNKPSLAKRRANQQETELFYFTKFREYLEGSNLISKLQAKHDLLKKAMAEGYIADTLTTSRGRKNSHSKHQDSTKAIPLLVESCIRYINLHGLQHQGIFRVSGSQVEVNDIKNSFERGNDPLIDEENNHDINSVAGVLKLYFRGLENPLFPKERFNDLISCVRIESLYDRAQCIRKILLGVPRVTLVVMRYLFAFLNHLSQYSDENMMDAGNLAIVFGPTLLPTPDALDQVACQAHVNEVIKTVILHHDIFPDPPELPGPIYEKCMTGDQYCESPFSEPGGEAEPDGGTETQTSEEEGEAVEAVARFDYTGRSGRELSFKKGVTLQLFQRASHDWWEGRLNGTHGLVPHQYITLKDRPDSASTVDSDSGSTSNDDKKARSELNSPTDRQPETYNSSHRRKRTDIFRRPLGRSKDHGNVGVLERNSPPVTGHFSPRELLLGRSTGLTPPLDSPERRRRSTAAVTVTVSRHDSLRRPEDTPIRRSSSGQHGFSSRTLDPDTLAQDIEESVALGQLKQMERGGCRPAPDVVLDTLEQVKNSPITACSSESPSPHSTPSTPGTPGTPSPLSPLSPLIPLPGPPPAPLRSTNPSPDTLGSFKPVVGTPLRMGAPLRPPALRPKPLVPPKSNTPSAGQVLHHVMSQTRPTRAKIKNRRTGYLLTVSKPEQG, encoded by the exons GCCAAGACACGCAGCACCAAGGACCACCAGCAGTACAA AAAGGACCAGAACCTGCTGTCTCCAGTTAACTGCTGGTACCTGCTGCTGAACCAG gtgaggagggagagtaAGGACCACGCCACCCTCAGTGACCTCTACCTGAACAACGTCATCACCCGTCTCACGCACATCAGCGACGACTCCGCCCGCCTGCTTAAAAGA AGCAAAGAGATCACCTTTCAGCTGCAGGAAGACTTGATGAAGCTCCTTAATGAACTCTACACC GTGATGAAGACATACCACATGTACCATGGGGAGACGTTAAATGCGGAGACCAAGCTGAGGGATGCCGAGCGCCAGGTGGGGGTTGGCAAAGTGGGGCCTGGTGGGGGAGTGGAGCCGTTATTCGGCATGCGTATAGAGGAACGCCACCAGAGACGCAACGCCGCCCGAAAGATGGAGAAGATGAGGGAGAAG AGGAAAGCTAAGTACTCTGAGAACAAGCTGAAGTCTCTGAAGGCCAGGAACGAGTACCTGCTGACGATGGAAGCCACCAACTCCTCTGTGTTCAAATACTACATCCACGACCTGCCTGATATCATAGAt tgttGTGACCTGGGGTACCACTCCAGTCTGAGTCGTGCGTTGAAGACCTACCTGTCTGCAGAGCTGAGTCTGGAGGCCTCCAGGCGGACAGGGTTGGAAGTACTGGAGGGGGCCGTAGAGGGCCTGGATCCTGCCCGAGACAGACAGCGCCTGCTAGGCCTCTACCCTACCGCCTTCTGCCCCCCGCCACGCTTCAGCTTCCAGCCCCACATGGGGGACCCG GTGACCCAGATAGCCGCCCAGCCACAGGTGCAGGCAGAGCTCACATCTAGGCTGCAGCAGCTCCAGTCACGCCTCTCCACCCTGAAGATCGAGAACGaggag GTGAAGAAGACATGGGGGGCCACTCTCACCACCCTTCAGGACATGACAGTGCTGGATGACTATGACGTTTCCCAGAGTTTCACGCACAGCCCCTCTTCAGAGTCAGTCAAGTCCAGCGTGTCGGATGGCTACTTAAACAAACCCAGCCTCGCCAAGCGCCGTGCCAACCAACAGGAGACTGAGCTCTTCTACTTtacg AAGTTCCGTGAGTATCTGGAGGGCAGTAATCTGATCTCCAAACTACAGGCCAAACACGACCTACTGAAGAAAGCCATGGCCGAGG GGTATATAGCAGACACGCTGACAACCAG CCGTGGACGAAAGAACTCCCATAGCAAACACCAG GATTCGACTAAAGCCATTCCTCTGCTGGTAGAGAGCTGCATCCGTTACATCAACCTCCATG GTCTTCAGCACCAGGGCATATTCCGTGTGTCGGGGTCACAGGTGGAGGTCAATGACATCAAGAACTCAtttgagagag GTAACGACCCCCTGATTGACGAGGAGAATAACCATGACATCAACTCGGTGGCCGGTGTACTGAAGCTCTACTTCCGGGGGCTGGAGAACCCCCTCTTTCCCAAGGAAAGGTTCAACGACCTAATTTCCTGTGTCC GTATAGAGAGCCTGTATGACAGAGCTCAGTGTATTCGTAAGATTCTACTGGGTGTTCCACGGGTGACTCTGGTCGTGATGAGATACCTGTTCGCTTTCCTGAACCA CTTATCCCAGTACAGCGATGAGAACATGATGGATGCTGGGAACCTGGCCATCGTCTTCGGCCCCACCCTGCTGCCCACGCCTGACGCCCTGGACCAGGTGGCCTGCCAGGCGCATGTTAATGAGGTCATCAAGACGGTCATCCTGCACCACGATATCTTCCCCGACCCCCCGGAGCTGCCTGGGCCCATCTATGAGAAGTGCATGACTGGAGACCAGTACTG CGAGAGTCCGTTCAGCGAGCCGGGTGGGGAGGCGGAGCCCGACGGCGGCACAGAGACTCAGACCAGTGAGGAGG aGGGGGAAGCAGTAGAAGCGGTGGCCAGGTTTGACTATACAGGCCGGTCAGGGCGGGAGCTCTCCTTTAAGAAGGGAGTGACCCTGCAGCTGTTCCAGCGTGCGTCACATGACTGGTGGGAGGGGCGACTCAATGGCACCCATGGCCTGGTGCCTCACCAGTACATAACACTGAAGGACAG GCCTGACTCTGCATCGACAGTGGACAGCGACAGTGGAAGCACTAGCAATGACGACAAGAAAGCCAGAAGTGAGCTGAACTCTCCTACTGACAGACAGCCAGAAACCTACAACAG CAGCCACCGCAGGAAGCGGACTGACATTTTCCGCCGCCCCCTCGGTCGCTCTAAAGATCATGGTAACGTGGGTGTGTTGGAGAGGAACTCGCCGCCCGTCACTGGTCACTTCAGCCCGCGGGAGCTCCTTCTGGGGCGGAGCACTGGCTTAACCCCGCCTCTCGACAGCCCCGAGCGTCGTCGCCGTTCCACTGCTGCGGTGACAGTTACCGTGAGCCGCCACGATTCGCTGCGTCGGCCTGAAGACACGCCCATCCGGCGCTCAAGCAGCGGGCAACACGGCTTCAGCTCCAGAACCCTGGACCCAGACACACTGGCACAg GATATAGAGGAGAGTGTGGCTCTGGGGCAGCTGAAGCAGATGGAGCGTGGGGGCTGCAGACCGGCTCCAGACGTGGTCCTggacactctggagcaggttaagAACAGCCCAATCACAGCCTGCTCCTCCGAGTCACCCAGCCCCCACAGCACCCCCTCCACCCCAGGGACTCCTGGTACTCCGAGTCCCCTTAGCCCTCTGAGccccctcattcctctccctgGCCCCCCTCCCGCACCCCTCCGATCCACCAACCCCTCCCCAGACACCCTGGGCTCCTTCAAGCCTGTAGTGGGGACTCCACTCCGTATGGGGGCTCCACTTCGCCCCCCAGCCCTGAGGCCCAAACCCCTGGTGCCCCCCAAGAGTAACACCCCCTCTGCTGGACAAGTCCTGCACCATGTGATGAGCCAAACCAGGCCAACCCGGGCCAAAATAAAGAATAGGAGAACAGGGTACCTGCTTACTGTTTCGAAACCTGAACAAGGGTAG
- the LOC118366183 gene encoding SLIT-ROBO Rho GTPase-activating protein 1-like isoform X4, which translates to MRVQLLQDLQDFFRKKAEIETEYSRNLEKLAERFMAKTRSTKDHQQYKKDQNLLSPVNCWYLLLNQVRRESKDHATLSDLYLNNVITRLTHISDDSARLLKRSKEITFQLQEDLMKLLNELYTVMKTYHMYHGETLNAETKLRDAERQVGVGKVGPGGGVEPLFGMRIEERHQRRNAARKMEKMREKRKAKYSENKLKSLKARNEYLLTMEATNSSVFKYYIHDLPDIIDCCDLGYHSSLSRALKTYLSAELSLEASRRTGLEVLEGAVEGLDPARDRQRLLGLYPTAFCPPPRFSFQPHMGDPVTQIAAQPQVQAELTSRLQQLQSRLSTLKIENEEVKKTWGATLTTLQDMTVLDDYDVSQSFTHSPSSESVKSSVSDGYLNKPSLAKRRANQQETELFYFTKFREYLEGSNLISKLQAKHDLLKKAMAEGYIADTLTTSRGRKNSHSKHQDSTKAIPLLVESCIRYINLHGLQHQGIFRVSGSQVEVNDIKNSFERGNDPLIDEENNHDINSVAGVLKLYFRGLENPLFPKERFNDLISCVRIESLYDRAQCIRKILLGVPRVTLVVMRYLFAFLNHLSQYSDENMMDAGNLAIVFGPTLLPTPDALDQVACQAHVNEVIKTVILHHDIFPDPPELPGPIYEKCMTGDQYCESPFSEPGGEAEPDGGTETQTSEEEGEAVEAVARFDYTGRSGRELSFKKGVTLQLFQRASHDWWEGRLNGTHGLVPHQYITLKDRPDSASTVDSDSGSTSNDDKKARSELNSPTDRQPETYNSSHRRKRTDIFRRPLGRSKDHGNVGVLERNSPPVTGHFSPRELLLGRSTGLTPPLDSPERRRRSTAAVTVTVSRHDSLRRPEDTPIRRSSSGQHGFSSRTLDPDTLAQDIEESVALGQLKQMERGGCRPAPDVVLDTLEQVKNSPITACSSESPSPHSTPSTPGTPGTPSPLSPLSPLIPLPGPPPAPLRSTNPSPDTLGSFKPVVGTPLRMGAPLRPPALRPKPLVPPKSNTPSAGQVLHHVMSQTRPTRAKIKNRRTGYLLTVSKPEQG; encoded by the exons GCCAAGACACGCAGCACCAAGGACCACCAGCAGTACAA AAAGGACCAGAACCTGCTGTCTCCAGTTAACTGCTGGTACCTGCTGCTGAACCAG gtgaggagggagagtaAGGACCACGCCACCCTCAGTGACCTCTACCTGAACAACGTCATCACCCGTCTCACGCACATCAGCGACGACTCCGCCCGCCTGCTTAAAAGA AGCAAAGAGATCACCTTTCAGCTGCAGGAAGACTTGATGAAGCTCCTTAATGAACTCTACACC GTGATGAAGACATACCACATGTACCATGGGGAGACGTTAAATGCGGAGACCAAGCTGAGGGATGCCGAGCGCCAGGTGGGGGTTGGCAAAGTGGGGCCTGGTGGGGGAGTGGAGCCGTTATTCGGCATGCGTATAGAGGAACGCCACCAGAGACGCAACGCCGCCCGAAAGATGGAGAAGATGAGGGAGAAG AGGAAAGCTAAGTACTCTGAGAACAAGCTGAAGTCTCTGAAGGCCAGGAACGAGTACCTGCTGACGATGGAAGCCACCAACTCCTCTGTGTTCAAATACTACATCCACGACCTGCCTGATATCATAGAt tgttGTGACCTGGGGTACCACTCCAGTCTGAGTCGTGCGTTGAAGACCTACCTGTCTGCAGAGCTGAGTCTGGAGGCCTCCAGGCGGACAGGGTTGGAAGTACTGGAGGGGGCCGTAGAGGGCCTGGATCCTGCCCGAGACAGACAGCGCCTGCTAGGCCTCTACCCTACCGCCTTCTGCCCCCCGCCACGCTTCAGCTTCCAGCCCCACATGGGGGACCCG GTGACCCAGATAGCCGCCCAGCCACAGGTGCAGGCAGAGCTCACATCTAGGCTGCAGCAGCTCCAGTCACGCCTCTCCACCCTGAAGATCGAGAACGaggag GTGAAGAAGACATGGGGGGCCACTCTCACCACCCTTCAGGACATGACAGTGCTGGATGACTATGACGTTTCCCAGAGTTTCACGCACAGCCCCTCTTCAGAGTCAGTCAAGTCCAGCGTGTCGGATGGCTACTTAAACAAACCCAGCCTCGCCAAGCGCCGTGCCAACCAACAGGAGACTGAGCTCTTCTACTTtacg AAGTTCCGTGAGTATCTGGAGGGCAGTAATCTGATCTCCAAACTACAGGCCAAACACGACCTACTGAAGAAAGCCATGGCCGAGG GGTATATAGCAGACACGCTGACAACCAG CCGTGGACGAAAGAACTCCCATAGCAAACACCAG GATTCGACTAAAGCCATTCCTCTGCTGGTAGAGAGCTGCATCCGTTACATCAACCTCCATG GTCTTCAGCACCAGGGCATATTCCGTGTGTCGGGGTCACAGGTGGAGGTCAATGACATCAAGAACTCAtttgagagag GTAACGACCCCCTGATTGACGAGGAGAATAACCATGACATCAACTCGGTGGCCGGTGTACTGAAGCTCTACTTCCGGGGGCTGGAGAACCCCCTCTTTCCCAAGGAAAGGTTCAACGACCTAATTTCCTGTGTCC GTATAGAGAGCCTGTATGACAGAGCTCAGTGTATTCGTAAGATTCTACTGGGTGTTCCACGGGTGACTCTGGTCGTGATGAGATACCTGTTCGCTTTCCTGAACCA CTTATCCCAGTACAGCGATGAGAACATGATGGATGCTGGGAACCTGGCCATCGTCTTCGGCCCCACCCTGCTGCCCACGCCTGACGCCCTGGACCAGGTGGCCTGCCAGGCGCATGTTAATGAGGTCATCAAGACGGTCATCCTGCACCACGATATCTTCCCCGACCCCCCGGAGCTGCCTGGGCCCATCTATGAGAAGTGCATGACTGGAGACCAGTACTG CGAGAGTCCGTTCAGCGAGCCGGGTGGGGAGGCGGAGCCCGACGGCGGCACAGAGACTCAGACCAGTGAGGAGG aGGGGGAAGCAGTAGAAGCGGTGGCCAGGTTTGACTATACAGGCCGGTCAGGGCGGGAGCTCTCCTTTAAGAAGGGAGTGACCCTGCAGCTGTTCCAGCGTGCGTCACATGACTGGTGGGAGGGGCGACTCAATGGCACCCATGGCCTGGTGCCTCACCAGTACATAACACTGAAGGACAG GCCTGACTCTGCATCGACAGTGGACAGCGACAGTGGAAGCACTAGCAATGACGACAAGAAAGCCAGAAGTGAGCTGAACTCTCCTACTGACAGACAGCCAGAAACCTACAACAG CAGCCACCGCAGGAAGCGGACTGACATTTTCCGCCGCCCCCTCGGTCGCTCTAAAGATCATGGTAACGTGGGTGTGTTGGAGAGGAACTCGCCGCCCGTCACTGGTCACTTCAGCCCGCGGGAGCTCCTTCTGGGGCGGAGCACTGGCTTAACCCCGCCTCTCGACAGCCCCGAGCGTCGTCGCCGTTCCACTGCTGCGGTGACAGTTACCGTGAGCCGCCACGATTCGCTGCGTCGGCCTGAAGACACGCCCATCCGGCGCTCAAGCAGCGGGCAACACGGCTTCAGCTCCAGAACCCTGGACCCAGACACACTGGCACAg GATATAGAGGAGAGTGTGGCTCTGGGGCAGCTGAAGCAGATGGAGCGTGGGGGCTGCAGACCGGCTCCAGACGTGGTCCTggacactctggagcaggttaagAACAGCCCAATCACAGCCTGCTCCTCCGAGTCACCCAGCCCCCACAGCACCCCCTCCACCCCAGGGACTCCTGGTACTCCGAGTCCCCTTAGCCCTCTGAGccccctcattcctctccctgGCCCCCCTCCCGCACCCCTCCGATCCACCAACCCCTCCCCAGACACCCTGGGCTCCTTCAAGCCTGTAGTGGGGACTCCACTCCGTATGGGGGCTCCACTTCGCCCCCCAGCCCTGAGGCCCAAACCCCTGGTGCCCCCCAAGAGTAACACCCCCTCTGCTGGACAAGTCCTGCACCATGTGATGAGCCAAACCAGGCCAACCCGGGCCAAAATAAAGAATAGGAGAACAGGGTACCTGCTTACTGTTTCGAAACCTGAACAAGGGTAG